A window from Mycolicibacterium tokaiense encodes these proteins:
- a CDS encoding phenylacetaldoxime dehydratase family protein codes for MTPWGNVAYPRQLPARKPDGHQPRAPRWTLAYTEPVTMLTSEYLGIQVESWESVGVQAFLERIRASHNIPHPGAPEAWELLACTDDAGLLNIIHLAYWRNPLHHETWYSSAPLGRWYDGLDAATIAFGAWREVIQVPLDHAETIYSDPRGSFGLAACPGTEVESMTVNGYFGAARDRLPVSAIDPLQVAQTTRPPNTFRETRGRRLRAETHHNMAVIRSGQFWAAAGTEQRTDYEESLQPKLSEGMQYLSRHKEATGTLALRELTSLNRDTLTPRRETSTYAHFQSLADVEAWAEDHPTHHAIYEHAIDKNREYGSDREVTTWHEVFIMPSSARFEYVNCDPMTGLLPSARTVLAVE; via the coding sequence ATGACCCCGTGGGGAAACGTCGCCTATCCGCGACAGCTGCCGGCCCGCAAGCCCGACGGGCACCAGCCCCGCGCACCACGGTGGACCCTGGCGTACACCGAACCGGTAACAATGCTGACCAGTGAGTACCTCGGGATCCAGGTCGAGTCGTGGGAGTCCGTCGGGGTGCAAGCCTTCCTGGAGCGGATCCGCGCCTCGCACAACATCCCGCATCCCGGAGCGCCCGAGGCCTGGGAATTGTTGGCCTGCACCGACGACGCGGGACTGCTCAACATCATCCACCTCGCCTACTGGCGCAACCCGCTGCATCACGAAACGTGGTATTCAAGTGCACCTTTGGGGCGGTGGTATGACGGTCTGGACGCCGCCACCATCGCGTTCGGCGCGTGGCGGGAGGTGATTCAGGTTCCGTTGGATCACGCCGAGACCATCTATTCAGACCCCCGTGGGTCCTTCGGGTTGGCCGCCTGCCCCGGCACCGAGGTCGAGTCCATGACCGTCAACGGATACTTCGGGGCGGCCCGTGACCGGCTGCCGGTCTCGGCCATCGACCCGCTGCAGGTGGCACAGACCACGCGGCCACCGAACACCTTCCGCGAGACCCGCGGCCGTCGTCTGCGTGCGGAAACTCACCACAACATGGCGGTGATCCGGTCCGGGCAGTTCTGGGCCGCGGCAGGAACCGAACAGCGCACCGACTACGAGGAGAGCCTGCAACCCAAGCTGTCGGAAGGCATGCAGTACCTGTCACGTCACAAGGAAGCCACCGGCACGCTGGCGCTGCGTGAGCTCACCAGCCTGAATCGCGACACCCTGACACCCAGACGGGAAACCAGTACCTACGCCCACTTCCAGAGTCTGGCCGATGTCGAGGCCTGGGCCGAGGACCACCCCACCCATCATGCGATCTACGAGCATGCGATCGACAAGAACCGCGAGTATGGATCGGATCGCGAGGTCACCACCTGGCACGAAGTGTTCATCATGCCCAGCAGTGCCCGGTTCGAGTACGTGAACTGCGATCCCATGACAGGGCTGCTGCCATCGGCCCGGACCGTCCTCGCAGTGGAATAG